A genomic segment from Bacillota bacterium encodes:
- a CDS encoding CopG family transcriptional regulator: MRICTTNDKERRLGVIGIVIEDREKSAAQVNALLSQYGDIIVGRMGIPYRAEGVSVISLIVDGTTDEVGALTGRLGSLPGVYVKSALTAKRLPEKMDRL, from the coding sequence ATGCGTATTTGCACGACTAATGACAAGGAGCGTCGTCTAGGAGTGATCGGTATAGTCATAGAGGACAGAGAGAAGTCCGCCGCGCAAGTAAATGCACTCCTTTCGCAATATGGTGATATCATCGTCGGGCGGATGGGCATACCATATCGAGCGGAAGGGGTATCGGTGATCAGCCTGATCGTGGATGGAACCACGGATGAAGTTGGAGCGTTGACTGGTCGCCTTGGCTCTCTGCCGGGCGTTTATGTGAAGAGCGCCCTTACGGCGAAGAGGCTGCCTGAGAAGATGGACAGGCTATGA
- a CDS encoding site-specific DNA-methyltransferase yields the protein MRLSASTTLSFFMEDCISGMVRRLEPGQVDVVVTSPPYNLGIDYNTYDDTLSREEYLKWTEKWALAVKNVLSDQGSFFLNIGSKPSDPWVPFEVAATLRPIFHLQNVIHWVKSIAIEKRDVGDYPGILQDVAVGHYKPINSQRFINDCHEYIFHFTKRGDVSLDRLAIGVPYQDKTNIGRWDSVKQDLRCRGNVWFIPYNTIRSRKTERPHPATFPPKLPEMCIKLHGLDKCRLVMDPFMGLGNTALACLSLGKSFIGFELDPEYFSIAVENVQKKTNELRLPMFE from the coding sequence ATGAGATTATCTGCTAGCACAACTTTATCCTTCTTTATGGAGGATTGCATAAGTGGCATGGTACGGCGCCTTGAACCAGGCCAGGTTGATGTCGTAGTCACATCGCCTCCATACAATCTCGGCATAGATTACAATACTTACGATGATACCTTAAGCCGCGAGGAATATCTCAAATGGACGGAGAAATGGGCTCTTGCGGTAAAGAACGTTCTATCGGATCAGGGCTCATTTTTTCTGAATATAGGCTCTAAGCCCTCTGATCCATGGGTGCCGTTTGAAGTAGCGGCTACCCTGCGGCCAATATTCCACCTTCAAAATGTCATCCATTGGGTCAAATCCATAGCTATTGAAAAACGGGATGTAGGGGATTATCCGGGAATTCTTCAGGATGTGGCTGTAGGACACTACAAGCCAATTAACAGCCAGCGATTTATTAATGACTGTCATGAATACATATTCCATTTCACAAAGCGCGGGGATGTATCACTGGATCGCCTGGCCATAGGGGTGCCATATCAAGACAAGACCAATATCGGAAGATGGGATTCAGTAAAGCAAGACTTGCGATGCAGAGGCAATGTATGGTTTATTCCGTACAACACGATTCGCAGCAGGAAAACGGAGAGGCCTCATCCTGCTACCTTCCCTCCGAAGCTTCCGGAGATGTGCATCAAGCTCCATGGTCTCGATAAGTGCCGACTTGTCATGGACCCTTTCATGGGGCTCGGAAATACGGCTCTAGCTTGTCTTTCATTGGGAAAGAGCTTCATTGGTTTTGAGTTAGATCCGGAATACTTCAGTATCGCAGTCGAAAATGTGCAGAAAAAGACAAATGAGCTCAGGCTTCCCATGTTTGAATGA
- the mntR gene encoding transcriptional regulator MntR — MLTESMEDYLEMIYRIFQEKGYVRPVDLAEALNVQPSSVTRMVQRLDEQGMITYEKYRNISLSERGLAIGNFLVWRDETLKQFLSLLMPPDTVAGQVEGIEHYVTPVTMCLFRDLIAFFRSNPSYIEALRKTRIDGTYPEGEKLGELRAWLFQHSTD, encoded by the coding sequence ATGCTGACAGAAAGCATGGAAGACTATCTGGAGATGATATATCGAATCTTTCAGGAGAAAGGTTATGTGAGGCCTGTCGATCTGGCTGAGGCCCTGAATGTCCAGCCGTCCTCCGTGACCAGGATGGTGCAGAGGCTGGATGAGCAAGGGATGATAACCTATGAAAAGTATCGCAACATCTCCCTCTCTGAAAGAGGTCTTGCCATTGGGAATTTCCTTGTATGGCGGGACGAAACGCTCAAACAGTTTCTGTCGCTATTGATGCCCCCTGACACCGTAGCTGGGCAGGTTGAGGGCATCGAGCATTATGTCACGCCTGTGACAATGTGCCTATTTAGAGATCTCATCGCCTTCTTTCGTTCGAACCCAAGTTACATTGAGGCTCTAAGAAAAACCCGCATAGATGGAACGTACCCCGAGGGGGAAAAATTAGGTGAGCTAAGGGCCTGGCTCTTCCAGCATAGCACAGATTGA
- the feoB gene encoding ferrous iron transport protein B, translated as MLHMGPSGNNRALVALAGNPNTGKSTIFNALTGLHQHTGNWPGKTVALSTGHYIHRQKRITLVDLPGTYSLLSNSQEEEIARDFLCFSNPAVVIVVVDATCIERNLNLVLQVIEATPNVVVCVNLVDEAQRKGIKIDLAQLSQDLGAPVVGTIARSGKGLTQLKDVVNNIIDGEISPSPQPIIYDEGLESILNDLERNLSALSPGRITPRWVALRLLDGDLGLIENIRCHLGDTCKVKEFDRIVESVRCLSDDYSKSIRDRIVSTIYGRAEYIASRAVTLRKGRKKGLEEVLDDLLTSKVVGFPAMLALFGLLLWITVSGANYPSRLLSGILFSLQDRLVDLARYSTIPKWLHEILLLGVYRTVSWVVSVMLPPMAIFFPLFTILEDLGYLPRIAFNLDNFFKRAGAHGKQALTMSMGFGCNAVGVMACRIIDSPRERLIAILTNNFVPCNGRFPTLITMASLVAANGLVSHDRISLAALIVIAAILIGTGVTFVVSWGLSKTVLRGVPSFFTLELPPFRKPQIGKIIVRSVFDRTLFVLWRAVTIAAPAGAISWLMANIQIGGASLLAHLATRLDPLGHIMGLDGFILAAFLLGLPANETVIPIMLMGYLSNNMMVEAGDLNSLRNILSANGWTWVTAMNMMLFSLFHYPCGTTLSTIYKETGSLRWTLLSAIIPTGIGIILCSAIAQAARWFG; from the coding sequence ATGCTGCATATGGGACCTTCTGGAAACAATAGAGCCCTGGTGGCTCTAGCGGGCAACCCTAACACCGGGAAAAGCACTATATTCAATGCTCTAACCGGGCTGCACCAGCACACAGGCAATTGGCCGGGCAAGACAGTGGCCTTGAGTACAGGCCACTATATACATCGGCAGAAAAGAATAACTCTCGTTGATCTCCCAGGTACATATTCCTTGCTCTCCAATTCCCAGGAAGAAGAGATAGCCAGGGACTTCCTCTGCTTTTCAAATCCCGCAGTGGTGATCGTGGTAGTCGATGCCACATGTATTGAACGGAATCTCAATTTGGTCCTTCAAGTAATCGAGGCGACGCCTAATGTTGTAGTTTGTGTCAACCTCGTTGATGAAGCTCAACGTAAAGGCATCAAAATAGATCTAGCCCAATTGTCGCAGGACCTGGGAGCGCCTGTCGTTGGCACCATCGCCCGTTCTGGAAAGGGGCTTACCCAGCTTAAGGATGTGGTAAACAACATCATTGATGGTGAAATCTCGCCATCTCCCCAGCCTATCATATATGACGAAGGCCTTGAATCTATACTCAATGATCTGGAGAGGAACCTTTCCGCTCTATCGCCGGGTAGGATCACCCCCCGCTGGGTCGCCCTTCGCCTTCTCGATGGAGATTTAGGTCTTATTGAAAACATCAGATGTCATCTCGGGGATACTTGCAAGGTAAAGGAATTTGACAGGATCGTCGAATCCGTCAGGTGCCTCAGCGATGACTATTCAAAGAGCATCAGGGACCGGATAGTATCAACGATATATGGGCGGGCAGAATACATAGCAAGCCGGGCTGTAACTCTGAGAAAAGGAAGGAAAAAGGGCCTGGAGGAGGTCCTCGATGACCTCCTCACGTCAAAGGTTGTAGGCTTTCCGGCAATGCTGGCCCTCTTCGGGCTGCTATTATGGATTACTGTGAGTGGAGCGAATTACCCATCGCGCCTCCTGTCTGGCATTCTTTTCTCGCTTCAGGACAGGCTGGTCGATCTAGCCAGATATTCAACCATCCCAAAATGGCTTCATGAAATCCTTCTCCTGGGAGTCTACAGGACCGTATCATGGGTGGTGTCGGTCATGCTGCCACCCATGGCGATATTCTTCCCGCTCTTTACTATCCTTGAAGATCTGGGTTATCTACCGCGCATAGCCTTCAATTTGGACAATTTCTTCAAGCGCGCAGGCGCCCATGGGAAGCAGGCTCTGACCATGAGCATGGGCTTTGGGTGTAATGCTGTTGGAGTGATGGCCTGTCGAATCATTGACTCACCCCGGGAGAGGCTGATTGCCATCCTCACCAACAATTTCGTGCCATGCAATGGCCGGTTTCCAACATTGATCACTATGGCCAGTCTCGTTGCTGCAAATGGCCTCGTTTCACATGATAGAATATCTCTGGCGGCCTTGATAGTAATAGCGGCTATCCTGATCGGGACTGGAGTGACATTTGTCGTCTCCTGGGGGTTATCAAAAACCGTCCTCAGAGGAGTCCCATCTTTCTTTACGCTTGAGCTTCCTCCCTTTAGAAAGCCCCAGATAGGCAAGATAATTGTACGGTCTGTCTTCGATAGAACATTATTTGTACTATGGCGGGCGGTCACAATAGCCGCCCCAGCCGGGGCTATAAGTTGGCTTATGGCGAATATTCAGATCGGCGGGGCAAGTCTCCTGGCTCATCTTGCCACACGTCTGGATCCTTTGGGTCATATAATGGGGCTCGACGGATTCATATTGGCAGCTTTTCTGCTAGGTCTGCCTGCCAATGAAACTGTCATTCCCATCATGTTGATGGGATATCTATCTAATAACATGATGGTGGAAGCCGGGGACCTGAATTCTCTTAGAAACATCCTGTCGGCAAATGGCTGGACCTGGGTCACCGCCATGAATATGATGTTATTCTCCTTGTTTCACTATCCTTGTGGTACGACATTGTCTACGATCTATAAGGAAACGGGAAGCCTCAGATGGACCTTGCTATCCGCCATCATACCGACAGGTATCGGAATCATATTGTGCTCCGCAATAGCGCAGGCGGCCAGGTGGTTTGGGTAA
- a CDS encoding ferrous iron transport protein A — MRSESSETRHKLLPLSDLPIGLRGEVISVGVTGAVRRRLLDLGLVPGTKIEAVRKSPVNDPVAFSIRGATIALRRDDIRDIYIKPIS; from the coding sequence ATGCGCAGTGAAAGCAGTGAAACCAGACATAAACTCCTTCCGCTGAGCGATCTCCCCATTGGCCTGCGGGGGGAAGTGATCTCCGTAGGGGTAACAGGAGCTGTTCGGCGTCGCCTGCTGGACTTAGGGTTAGTCCCTGGCACTAAGATCGAGGCGGTCCGAAAGAGCCCTGTAAACGACCCTGTTGCCTTCAGCATTCGAGGGGCTACGATCGCGCTCCGCAGAGATGACATTCGCGACATATATATAAAGCCCATATCCTGA
- a CDS encoding gamma-glutamyl-gamma-aminobutyrate hydrolase family protein: MIEAWREQTPVFQGMQEGCKSIEMSDMSYHPLIGISCSFERRDSQDPGRDRFFLNADYGRAITAAGAIPVIIPHVSPEDRDGDALKEHVDMILQRLDGILLSGGGDIDPAFYGESRHPRCGSPDKMRDELELLLARRAVSLDLPLLAICRGIQVLNVAFGGTLFQDIPDQISGASRHDFAGTGSREDRAHRVRVMPGSLLGKILSCMEESKDPGMYLMIEVNSFHHQAVKRLAPGFNAIAFSEKDEIIEAIEARDKQFCLGVQWHPEAMTKSNEPARRIFEAFVRAATAFGRNRQRRKENSRGASRGVAAS; this comes from the coding sequence ATGATAGAAGCCTGGCGGGAACAGACGCCGGTTTTCCAGGGGATGCAGGAAGGGTGTAAGTCAATTGAAATGAGCGACATGTCTTATCATCCACTCATTGGTATCTCCTGTTCTTTTGAACGACGGGACTCGCAAGATCCCGGGAGGGACCGGTTTTTTCTCAATGCCGATTATGGTCGCGCCATCACGGCTGCTGGCGCCATTCCCGTGATCATTCCACATGTGTCGCCGGAAGACAGGGACGGTGATGCTCTGAAGGAGCATGTAGATATGATTCTTCAGCGCTTGGATGGTATTTTGCTTTCCGGAGGGGGAGACATTGATCCAGCCTTCTATGGCGAATCTCGCCATCCGAGGTGCGGCTCCCCTGATAAGATGAGAGATGAACTAGAATTGCTTCTTGCTAGGCGGGCTGTCTCTCTGGATCTGCCCTTGCTGGCTATATGTAGAGGTATACAGGTATTGAATGTAGCTTTTGGTGGTACCCTGTTTCAGGATATACCAGACCAGATTTCGGGGGCAAGCAGGCATGACTTCGCCGGAACCGGATCACGCGAGGATAGAGCCCATAGGGTCAGGGTTATGCCGGGTTCTCTTTTAGGAAAGATCCTGTCATGTATGGAAGAGTCCAAAGATCCCGGAATGTATCTCATGATAGAGGTGAATAGTTTCCACCACCAGGCGGTAAAGCGGCTAGCTCCAGGATTCAATGCAATTGCATTTTCGGAAAAGGATGAGATAATAGAAGCGATCGAAGCCAGAGACAAGCAGTTTTGCCTGGGGGTCCAGTGGCATCCTGAGGCCATGACTAAGTCGAATGAGCCTGCAAGGCGTATCTTTGAGGCCTTCGTGCGGGCCGCCACGGCTTTCGGACGCAACAGACAAAGGAGGAAGGAGAATAGCCGCGGGGCATCCCGCGGAGTTGCTGCATCTTGA
- a CDS encoding metal-sensitive transcriptional regulator produces the protein MKKIEGQARGIQKMIAEGRTCSDIIVQLSAMKSAIDQVAVSILARYMADCLDRERAQGKDIKAALEEFLPVFRKFS, from the coding sequence ATGAAGAAAATCGAGGGGCAGGCCCGGGGCATACAGAAGATGATCGCCGAGGGTCGAACCTGCAGCGATATCATTGTACAACTGAGCGCGATGAAATCAGCCATCGATCAGGTGGCAGTCAGCATCCTTGCCAGGTATATGGCGGACTGTCTGGACAGAGAAAGAGCCCAGGGCAAGGATATCAAAGCTGCGCTGGAGGAATTCCTGCCTGTCTTTCGGAAATTCTCTTGA
- a CDS encoding 3-isopropylmalate dehydrogenase, with the protein MSDRSYKIAVIPGDGTGPEVIREGLKVLAEAARKCGFSIETRMFDFGGERYLKTGETLTNADIEELRRYDAIYLGAIGHPDVKPGILERGILLRLRFELDQYINLRPIKLYPGVDSPLKDKGPEEIDFVVVRENTEGLYAGAGGVLKKGTPDEVAVQESINTRKGVERCIRYAFEYCRKRDRKKTLTLCGKTNVLTYAFDLWERTFHEVGAEYPDIKREYAHVDAICMWMVKNPEWFDVIVTDNMFGDIITDLGAMIQGGMGIAAGGNLNPGGISMFEPIGGSAPKYTGKNVINPLAAINAGAMMLDCLGETEAAQMIDRSIATVCQKYLKSLSAGKMGYSTTEVGDLVVANL; encoded by the coding sequence ATGAGTGATCGTTCTTACAAAATAGCAGTCATCCCCGGAGATGGGACAGGCCCTGAGGTTATACGAGAGGGACTCAAGGTCCTCGCAGAGGCTGCGCGCAAGTGTGGCTTTTCAATTGAAACCAGGATGTTCGATTTTGGAGGAGAAAGATATCTCAAAACTGGAGAAACCCTTACAAATGCGGATATCGAGGAGCTCAGGCGGTATGATGCCATCTACCTTGGCGCCATCGGACATCCCGACGTCAAGCCGGGCATACTCGAGAGAGGCATTCTATTGAGATTGCGGTTCGAGCTGGACCAGTACATAAACCTCAGGCCAATCAAATTATATCCTGGAGTAGATTCACCCCTTAAGGATAAAGGGCCGGAAGAGATAGATTTTGTTGTGGTGCGTGAGAATACAGAAGGTCTCTATGCGGGGGCCGGCGGTGTGCTCAAGAAGGGCACTCCTGACGAAGTGGCGGTGCAGGAATCCATCAATACTCGCAAGGGCGTGGAGCGGTGTATCCGATACGCCTTCGAATACTGCCGCAAACGAGATAGAAAGAAAACCCTGACCCTCTGCGGCAAGACCAATGTTCTTACTTATGCCTTTGACCTGTGGGAGAGGACGTTCCATGAGGTAGGCGCCGAATACCCGGACATCAAGCGCGAATATGCCCATGTTGATGCCATCTGCATGTGGATGGTGAAAAATCCAGAATGGTTCGATGTGATCGTGACAGATAACATGTTCGGCGACATCATCACTGACCTGGGGGCTATGATCCAGGGCGGCATGGGAATTGCGGCAGGTGGCAATCTAAATCCCGGCGGCATATCCATGTTCGAACCTATAGGAGGGTCAGCGCCTAAATACACCGGCAAGAACGTGATTAACCCCCTTGCTGCCATAAATGCAGGGGCAATGATGTTAGATTGTCTGGGGGAGACAGAGGCGGCTCAGATGATCGATAGATCGATCGCTACAGTTTGCCAGAAGTATCTCAAAAGCCTTTCTGCAGGCAAAATGGGATACTCTACGACAGAGGTCGGAGACCTTGTTGTGGCGAATCTATAA
- a CDS encoding ABC transporter ATP-binding protein codes for MGTADAQTWRIPGWQGDAILQPVTLRLLRYLRPYRLRMLLVLTSLFASIGVGMIGPWLTKQLIDRIIVQGNHSLLIPLVFSLLGVTILRGVFNYLTWYGREKIGQLVVFDLREELYRHLHRLSFSYYDKARTGQLMSRLTGDVDQTRVLLSTGFTDLANSVVTFCGVFVMLLSLDWRLTLVSLAATPLLLWEVMKVHKRLFPAWLAFHQRMAALTTVLQENITGVRAVKAFARENYEIEKFEHENRSVMEQQLGLSRIWRTSFPFMDFLSGLSWTLLIWYGGREVILGRITLGTLVAFNGYLWSLIWPIRHLGWLVNVLGQAQTAAKRIFEILDSPPAVESRKDAIVLRDMKGHVRFENVSFSYGDGPPILKNINLEVKPGETVAILGETGSGKTSLISLIPRFYDVTAGRVTVDGHDVRDLDLKSLRRNIGIALQETFLFSASIRDNIAYGKPDASDEEIIRASKIAQAHDFIMQLPEGYDTVVGERGVGLSGGQKQRVAIARAILTDPAILLLDDSTSSVDMETERHIEEALKEVMKGRTTFVIAHRLSTIMNADHIIVLKDGEIVEEGTHEELLRANGVYAEIYQIQFKDQMKGLDIESLVFGDRSCRAEGVYATSNR; via the coding sequence TTGGGTACAGCTGACGCGCAGACCTGGCGCATACCGGGATGGCAAGGTGACGCTATTTTGCAGCCGGTTACTTTACGGCTTTTGAGATATCTCCGGCCGTACCGTCTTAGAATGCTCCTGGTGCTCACATCTCTTTTCGCTTCGATTGGGGTCGGGATGATAGGTCCATGGCTCACAAAGCAGCTCATTGACCGGATCATCGTGCAGGGCAATCATTCCTTGCTTATTCCACTTGTTTTCAGCCTCCTAGGTGTCACAATTCTCCGGGGTGTTTTCAATTACCTCACATGGTATGGCAGGGAAAAGATAGGCCAGCTTGTGGTCTTTGATCTCCGAGAAGAACTTTACCGCCACCTTCACAGGCTTTCGTTTTCTTACTATGATAAAGCGCGAACCGGCCAGCTGATGTCCCGTTTGACGGGGGATGTCGACCAGACCAGGGTTCTCCTGTCCACAGGGTTCACGGACTTGGCAAATAGCGTGGTTACATTCTGCGGGGTATTCGTCATGCTCTTGAGCCTTGACTGGCGTCTCACTCTCGTTTCACTTGCCGCAACTCCGCTTCTTTTATGGGAGGTAATGAAGGTCCATAAGAGACTATTTCCTGCGTGGCTGGCCTTCCATCAGCGGATGGCTGCCCTTACGACGGTATTGCAGGAGAACATCACGGGAGTCAGGGCAGTAAAGGCATTCGCCCGGGAGAACTACGAAATAGAGAAATTCGAGCATGAAAACCGCTCTGTGATGGAACAGCAGCTTGGCCTATCGCGGATATGGCGGACATCATTCCCCTTCATGGATTTTCTCTCAGGATTGAGCTGGACTCTCCTCATCTGGTACGGAGGAAGGGAGGTCATCCTCGGGAGAATCACTCTGGGAACGCTTGTCGCTTTCAATGGTTACTTGTGGAGCCTAATATGGCCTATCAGGCATCTGGGCTGGTTGGTGAATGTATTGGGTCAGGCCCAGACTGCTGCAAAGCGTATTTTCGAAATACTTGATTCCCCGCCGGCGGTAGAAAGCAGGAAAGATGCAATTGTCCTTCGAGATATGAAGGGGCATGTGAGATTTGAGAATGTCTCCTTCAGCTATGGCGATGGCCCTCCGATTTTGAAGAACATAAACCTGGAGGTAAAGCCAGGAGAGACAGTTGCTATATTGGGCGAGACGGGGTCCGGCAAGACCTCTCTCATCAGTCTCATACCAAGGTTTTATGATGTAACCGCAGGCCGGGTGACTGTGGACGGCCATGATGTTAGGGATCTCGATCTCAAGAGTCTAAGGAGAAATATAGGCATCGCTTTGCAGGAGACTTTCCTGTTTTCTGCCAGCATAAGGGATAATATCGCTTATGGAAAGCCTGACGCCTCTGATGAGGAGATCATACGAGCCAGCAAGATCGCGCAGGCCCATGATTTCATCATGCAGCTTCCTGAAGGATATGACACTGTTGTGGGCGAACGGGGTGTGGGGCTTTCTGGTGGCCAGAAACAGCGCGTCGCCATCGCAAGGGCTATACTAACAGATCCTGCCATTCTTCTGCTGGACGATTCTACTTCGAGCGTGGATATGGAAACCGAACGTCATATTGAAGAGGCTCTCAAGGAAGTCATGAAGGGTCGCACTACCTTTGTAATTGCCCATCGGCTCTCGACCATCATGAATGCCGATCATATTATAGTGCTCAAGGACGGAGAAATCGTCGAGGAAGGTACGCATGAGGAATTGCTCCGCGCCAATGGCGTTTATGCGGAGATATATCAGATCCAGTTCAAGGACCAGATGAAAGGACTGGATATTGAGAGTCTAGTTTTCGGGGATAGATCATGCCGAGCGGAGGGTGTATATGCCACGTCAAATAGATGA
- a CDS encoding ABC transporter ATP-binding protein — MPRQIDEEDEAYQRPFDQKQFIRLLRYLIPHRIRVAYVIVLVIVAGFVNQATPYLMKIGIDTYIKSMDLRGLNLLAGLLLACNVTGWIAAYLRTYLMAYIGQNVLYTMRQELFTHIQWLSFRFYDSRPAGKIIARITGDVGTLNDLITNGIINIVADSVNLVIIVIALLSMHVKLALLSFCILPFMAIWALRLRPRIRLLWRMVRARISAINANLNESILGMKVTQAFVREDRNLENFRDLLKKNLDTWMKAISLNVIFGPVVEVIGTIGTCVVIWYGVREIASGRMTVGMIMAFLSYLGRFWAPVSTLTNFYGQVQAAMASSERVFEFLDTRPEIEEKPGAVALPPIKGAVNFEHVSFGYEPGQVVLKDFSLSVRPGETIALVGPTGAGKTSIVNLLNRFYDPTEGRITIDGYDIRDVTLKSLRSQIGIVLQDTVLFSGSIEDNIRYGKLDASMEEIEEAARIANIHDFIMQLPQGYKTEIEERGSKLSVGQRQLLSLARAVLANPRILILDEATSNIDARTEMLLQEAIERVLKGRTSFVIAHRLSTIRNANRIVVIENGRIAQMGTHEELINTPGIYRDLSLSQVREQSLAV; from the coding sequence ATGCCACGTCAAATAGATGAGGAAGATGAGGCGTATCAACGCCCATTCGATCAAAAGCAATTTATTCGCCTTCTTCGCTATTTGATCCCGCACAGGATCAGGGTAGCGTATGTCATCGTCCTTGTTATAGTGGCAGGATTTGTAAACCAGGCGACACCATACTTGATGAAGATTGGAATAGACACGTATATAAAGTCAATGGATCTGAGAGGCCTCAATCTATTGGCAGGACTTCTCTTGGCATGCAATGTCACCGGTTGGATTGCCGCTTATCTCAGGACCTATCTCATGGCCTATATAGGTCAGAATGTGTTATATACTATGCGGCAAGAACTCTTCACGCACATACAATGGCTTTCATTCAGGTTCTATGATTCGCGGCCCGCTGGCAAGATCATAGCTCGCATCACAGGCGATGTGGGAACTCTAAATGACCTTATCACAAATGGCATCATAAATATCGTGGCTGATTCCGTAAACCTCGTCATAATAGTGATTGCGCTCCTTTCAATGCATGTCAAGCTGGCTCTTCTCTCCTTCTGTATCCTGCCATTTATGGCTATATGGGCTCTTCGCCTGAGGCCCAGGATCCGGCTCCTTTGGAGGATGGTGCGCGCCAGGATTTCGGCCATAAATGCGAATCTCAACGAGAGTATCCTGGGCATGAAGGTGACTCAGGCGTTTGTCAGAGAAGACCGCAATCTTGAGAACTTCAGAGACCTGCTCAAGAAGAACCTTGATACCTGGATGAAAGCAATATCCCTTAACGTAATTTTCGGTCCCGTGGTCGAGGTCATCGGCACCATTGGAACATGTGTCGTGATCTGGTATGGGGTAAGGGAAATAGCAAGCGGGCGAATGACGGTGGGCATGATAATGGCATTCTTGAGTTACCTTGGAAGGTTCTGGGCGCCCGTTAGCACTCTCACTAACTTCTATGGTCAGGTACAGGCAGCAATGGCGTCATCAGAAAGGGTTTTTGAATTTCTGGATACCCGACCCGAGATAGAGGAGAAACCGGGCGCCGTTGCGCTCCCGCCAATCAAGGGGGCTGTCAATTTCGAGCATGTATCATTTGGCTACGAGCCGGGCCAGGTGGTATTAAAGGATTTTTCTCTTTCTGTGAGACCCGGCGAGACCATCGCCCTAGTAGGACCCACAGGGGCAGGCAAGACTTCCATAGTCAACCTTCTTAATCGCTTCTATGATCCAACTGAGGGGCGCATCACCATCGACGGGTATGATATTCGTGATGTCACTCTAAAATCCCTGAGAAGTCAGATCGGCATCGTGCTGCAGGACACGGTCCTCTTCTCTGGGAGCATCGAGGACAATATCCGCTATGGCAAGCTAGATGCTTCGATGGAGGAGATAGAAGAGGCAGCGCGCATCGCCAATATTCATGATTTCATAATGCAGCTTCCTCAGGGATATAAGACAGAGATCGAAGAACGGGGTTCCAAACTGTCAGTTGGTCAGAGACAGCTCCTTTCTCTGGCCAGGGCGGTGTTGGCAAATCCCAGGATACTTATCTTAGATGAGGCAACATCCAATATAGACGCGCGCACTGAGATGCTGCTGCAGGAGGCCATCGAGCGTGTTTTAAAAGGTAGGACCTCTTTTGTGATCGCTCACCGGCTCTCCACGATACGGAACGCGAACCGGATCGTGGTGATTGAAAATGGCCGGATCGCTCAGATGGGAACCCATGAGGAACTCATAAATACCCCCGGCATATATCGGGATCTATCTCTCTCCCAGGTTCGCGAGCAATCTCTGGCGGTTTAG